The Panicum virgatum strain AP13 chromosome 5K, P.virgatum_v5, whole genome shotgun sequence genome has a window encoding:
- the LOC120706946 gene encoding probable glutathione S-transferase GSTF1 encodes MSPVKVFGSAAFTNVARVLVCLEEVGAEYEVVEVDFHDMEHKGPEHLARNPFGQVPAFQDGDLMLFQSRAISRYVLRKYRTPDDGTNLLRDGDLQGSALVDAWLDVEALQYEPAVHAVFVQHRVVPALGGTPDEKAIGENVEKLRKVLEVYEARLGERRYLAGDAVSLADLSHFPYTHYFMGMPYAAVFDAFPRVRAWWQDLVARPAVRKVAAMMDGRSG; translated from the exons ATGTCGCCGGTGAAGGTGTTCGGGTCGGCAGCGTTCACGAACGTGGCGCGCGTGCTGGTGTGCCTGGAGGAGGTAGGCGCCGAGTACGAGGTCGTCGAAGTCGACTTCCATGATATGGAGCACAAGGGCCCCGAGCATCTCGCCAGAAAC CCGTTTGGACAGGTCCCGGCGTTCCAGGATGGAGACCTGATGCTCTTCC AGTCCCGAGCAATCTCCCGTTATGTGCTCCGAAAGTACAGGACGCCGGACGACGGCACCAACCTCCTGCGGGACGGTGACCTCCAAGGATCCGCGCTCGTCGACGCCTGGCTGGACGTGGAGGCGCTGCAGTACGAGCCGGCGGTGCACGCGGTGTTCGTGCAGCACCGCGTCGTCCCGGCGCTGGGCGGGACGCCCGACGAGAAGGCCATCGGCGAGAACGTGGAGAAGCTGAGGAAGGTGCTGGAGGTGTACGAGGCGCGGCTGGGCGAGCGGAGgtacctcgccggcgacgccgtcAGCCTGGCCGACCTGAGCCACTTCCCCTACACGCACTACTTCATGGGCATGCCGTACGCGGCGGTGTTTGACGCGTTCCCTCGCGTCAGGGCGTGGTGGCAGGACCTTGTGGCCCGGCCGGCAGTGCGCAAGGTCGCCGCCATGATGGACGGCCGCTCTGGTTGA
- the LOC120706945 gene encoding asparagine--tRNA ligase, cytoplasmic 1-like: MAADAVAAAMAASSLGSDLEPATVRTAIRDVLAAGTARAGERVVVGGWVRTGREQGKGTFAFLELSDGSCASTLQVIVDAAVHPLARLTATGTSVLVEGEIKEPPEGTKQNVELKVSRVLEVGEVDAAAYPLPKGKVKLTLEKLRDVVHLRSRTNTIGAVARIRHQLAFATHRFFHENAFLYVHTPIITTSDCEGAGEMFQVTTLFSQAEKTEKELKENPAPSESEIEAAKVIVKEKGDAVAQLKAAKASKQDISAAVDVLNRAKEHVSKLEERSKLKPGIPRGDDGSIAFENDFFKRQAFLTVSGQLQVETYACALSSVYTFGPTFRAENSHTSRHLAEFWMVEPEIAFANLQDDMNCAEKYIQYLCKWLLDHCREDMEFMVKNYDKSAIERLELVSSTPFVRISYTKAVELLKNVTDKKFDNKVEWGIDLASEHERYLTEDIFKKPVIVYNYPKGIKAFYMRLNDDDKTVAAMDVLVPKVGELVGGSQREERLDVLKQRILDAGLPLEPYEWYLDLRRFGSVKHSGFGLGFERMILFATGMENIRDVIPFPRYPGRADL; this comes from the exons ATGGCCGCCGACGCCGTTGCGGCGGCGATGGCTGCGTCCTCCCTCGGCAGCGACCTGGAGCCCGCCACCGTCCGCACCGCCATCCGCGACGTCCTGGCCGCGGGCACCGCgcgggccggcgagcgcgtcgtGGTCGGGGGCTGGGTCCGGACGGGCAGGGAGCAGGGTAAGGGCACCTTCGCCTTCCTCGAGCTCAGCGACGGCTCCTGCGCTTCCACGCTCCAGGTGATTGTCGACGCCGCCGTGCACCCGCTCGCGCGCCTCACCGCCACGGGCACCTCCGTGCTCGTCGAGGGCGAGATCAAGGAACCGCCCGAGGGGACCAAGCAGAACGTCGAGCTCAAGGTCAGCCGCGTGCTCGAGGTCGGCgaggtcgacgccgccgcctaccCGCTGCCCAAGGGCAAGGTCAAGCTCACGCTCGAGAAGCTCAGGGATGTCGTTCACCTCCGCTCGCGCACTAACACG attggtgcagttgctaggattaGGCACCAGCTAGCCTTTGCAACACACAGGTTCTTCCACGAGAATGCATTTCTCTATGTACATACACCAATAATAACTACAAGTGACTGTGAGGGTGCTGGTGAGATGTTCCAAGTAACAACTTTGTTTAGCCAGGCTGAAAAAACTGAAAAGGAATTGAAAGAGAACCCTGCACCTTCTGAATCTGAAATCGAGGCAGCTAAAGTTATTGTCAAGGAGAAAGGAGATGCCGTTGCGCAGCTTAAAGCTGCAAAAGCCAGCAAACAAGACATATCAGCTGCTGTTGATGTGCTTAATAGGGCAAAGGAACATGTTTCAAAGCTGGAGGAGAGGTCTAAGTTAAAGCCTGGTATTCCACGCGGGGATGATGGGTCAATAGCTTTTGAAAATGACTTCTTCAAGCGTCAAGCTTTTCTGACTGTGTCTGGACAGCTTCAGGTTGAGACATACGCATGTGCTCTTAGTAGCGTGTATACCTTTGGACCAACATTCCGGGCAGAAAACTCACATACATCACGCCATTTGGCAGAGTTTTGGATGGTTGAACCAGAAATCGCATTTGCAAACTTGCAG GATGATATGAACTGTGCGGAAAAATATATACAATACCTTTGCAAGTGGCTGCTTGACCATTGCCGGGAAGATATGGAATTCATGGTGAAAAATTATGATAAGAGTGCAATTGAACGTCTGGAGCTCGTTTCCTCAACTCCTTTTGTGCGGATTTCATATACAAAGGCTGTGGAGCTCTTGAAAAATGTTACTGACAAGAAGTTTGATAACAAAGTTGAATGGGGAATTGATTTAGCCTCTGAGCACGAAAG GTATTTGACGGAGGATATATTTAAGAAGCCAGTTATTGTTTATAACTATCCAAAAGGAATAAAGGCATTTTATATGAGGCTCAATGATGATGACAAGACGGTGGCTGCAATGGATGTTCTTGTGCCCAAG GTTGGTGAGTTGGTTGGTGGAAGTCAAAGGGAGGAACGTCTAGATGTTCTCAAACAGAG GATACTTGACGCTGGCTTGCCTTTGGAACCCTATGAATGGTACTTAGACCTCCGCCGCTTTGGGTCCGTAAAGCACAGCGGCTTTGGGTTGGGTTTCGAAAGGATGATTCTTTTTGCCACTGGTATGGAGAACATCAGAGATGTTATACCCTTCCCGAGGTACCCAGGGAGGGCTGACCTGTAA